The proteins below come from a single Zea mays cultivar B73 chromosome 8, Zm-B73-REFERENCE-NAM-5.0, whole genome shotgun sequence genomic window:
- the LOC100284991 gene encoding uncharacterized protein LOC100284991, protein MASTQAPAAADNVDPVYEWLDDGASYLLRLDLPGFKKEDFRVHVDGEGRLTVIGNRKPTPGGGGKALRLHKTFQLPNTANLDTITGRFDGNVLTLTVPKLLAGADAPTTPPPQSKEEARVAGDKPDQADKLPARVGRGREETTEERRTTETERTSLAATSKEEDEEKAKPMVALPPQSSEKASGDHQRDDQQDGKAQADHRHREMVAREAARRIEAARARVAEAKAKAERERKCEHWKERAVEEGLRLAEAVNNKKEVIATAVAAFTLGVFVSSRLFSRT, encoded by the exons ATGGCGAGCACGCAAGCTCCAGCGGCGGCCGACAACGTGGACCCCGTCTACGAGTGGCTCGACGATGGCGCCAGCTACCTTCTCCGCCTCGACCTCCCAG GGTTCAAGAAGGAGGACTTTCGGGTGCACGTGGACGGCGAGGGCCGGCTCACCGTCATCGGCAATCGCAAACccacgcccggcggcggcggcaaggcgcTGCGGCTCCACAAGACGTTCCAGCTGCCCAATACGGCCAACCTTGATACCATCACGGGCCGCTTCGACGGCAACGTGCTCACGCTCACCGTGCCCAAACTGCTCGCCGGTGCTGATGCCCCCACAACGCCACCACCGCAGTCCAAGGAGGAGGCGCGAGTCGCCGGCGATAAGCCAGATCAGGCGGACAAGCTGCCCGCCAGGGTTGGCCGTGGCCGTGAGGAGACGACGGAGGAGCGGAGGACCACCGAGACCGAGAGGACTAGCTTGGCTGCGACAAGCAAAGAGGAAGACGAGGAGAAGGCCAAGCCCATGGTGGCGCTGCCGCCGCAGTCGAGCGAGAAGGCGAGCGGAGACCATCAACGAGATGACCAGCAGGATGGCAAGGCGCAGGCCGACCACAGGCACAGGGAGATGGTCGCTCGCGAGGCCGCGCGCAGGATCGAGGCGGCGCGGGCGAGGGTGGCGGAGGCCAAGGCCAAGGCGGAGCGGGAGAGGAAGTGCGAGCACTGGAAGGAGCGCGCCGTGGAGGAGGGCCTCAGGTTGGCGGAGGCGGTCAATAACAAGAAGGAGGTGATCGCCACGGCCGTCGCCGCCTTCACACTTGGCGTCTTCGTCTCCAGTAGGCTCTTCTCCAGGACTTAA
- the LOC542412 gene encoding outer plastidial membrane protein porin, with the protein MAPGLYTDIGKKTRDLLYKDYNTHQKFSLTTCSPNGVAITAAGTRKNESIFGELHTQIKNKKLTVDVKANSESDLLTTITVDEFGTPGLKSIINLVVPDQRSGKLEFQYLHEYAGVNASVGLNSNPMVNLSGAFGSKALSVGVDVSFDTATSDFTKYNAALSLTSPDLIASLHLNNHGDTLVASYYHLVKNHSGTAVGAELSHSMSRNESTLIFGSQHSLDPHTTIKTRFNNYGMASALVQHEWRPKSFVTISGDVDTKAIEKSTKVGLSLVLKH; encoded by the exons GACTACAACACGCACCAGAAGTTCTCCCTCACCACCTGCTCCCCCAATGGCGTC GCAATCACAGCCGCAGGAACAAGGAAAAATGAGTCCATCTTTGGTGAGCTTCACACCCAGATTAAGAACAAGAAATTGACAGTTGATGTCAAAGCAAACTCAGAATCAGAT CTTTTGACAACAATCACTGTCGATGAGTTTGGTACTCCAGGGCTAAAATCAATTATCAATTTGGTTGTTCCAGACCAGAGGTCAGGGAAG CTTGAATTCCAGTACCTACATGAATATGCTGGTGTGAATGCAAGCGTCGGGCTTAATTCCAACCCTATGGTTAACCTTTCTGGTGCCTTTGGAAGCAAAGCACTATCAGTCGGCGTTGATGTCTCATTTGATACGGCGACTAGCGATTTCACCAAGTACAACGCTGCCCTGAGCCTCACCAGTCCAGATCTTATTGCTTCCCTTCATCT GAATAACCACGGTGATACCCTGGTTGCGTCCTACTACCACTTGGTAAAGAACCATTCAGGCACTGCTGTTGGAGCTGAGTTGTCTCACAGCATGTCGAGAAATGAGAGCACGCTAATCTTCGGGTCCCAGCACTCGCTGGATCCCCACACGACTATCAAGACACGTTTCAACAACTACGGCATGGCCAGTGCCCTTGTCCAGCATGAATGGCGTCCCAAGTCCTTCGTCACCATCTCTGGTGACGTTGACACTAAGGCGATTGAGAAGAGCACGAAAGTTGGCCTATCCTTGGTGCTCAAGCACTGA